From Microthrixaceae bacterium, a single genomic window includes:
- a CDS encoding nitroreductase family protein has translation MELRQAVRARSMVRSFRPDALADGMVDDLCDIARRAPSAGNTQACEFLVLDSEAAVGRYWDVTLPEPRRSGFRWPGLLLAPVLVVVVVRPNSYVERYSEPDKARTGLGEGVERWSVPYWWVDAGAVAQNLLLAAVDASLGACLFGLFEHEAAVARQFNIPSDRRLVATIAIGHRSDDDIERGRSAQRPRSPLGEVLHRGHW, from the coding sequence ATGGAGCTGCGACAGGCGGTTCGGGCTCGGTCGATGGTGAGGTCGTTCCGACCCGATGCCTTGGCTGACGGGATGGTCGATGATCTTTGCGACATCGCTCGCCGGGCTCCGTCAGCGGGTAACACCCAGGCTTGTGAGTTCTTGGTGCTCGACTCCGAAGCTGCGGTGGGAAGGTACTGGGATGTGACGCTGCCAGAACCGCGGCGGTCGGGTTTCAGGTGGCCCGGACTGTTGTTGGCACCGGTGCTGGTGGTGGTGGTGGTACGGCCCAACTCCTATGTCGAGCGGTACTCCGAGCCAGACAAGGCCCGCACCGGACTGGGTGAGGGTGTCGAACGCTGGTCAGTGCCCTATTGGTGGGTAGATGCCGGGGCGGTGGCACAGAACCTGTTGCTGGCCGCGGTCGACGCCAGCCTGGGGGCATGTCTGTTCGGCTTGTTCGAACACGAGGCCGCGGTGGCTCGCCAGTTCAACATCCCGAGTGATCGCCGCCTGGTAGCCACCATCGCCATCGGCCACCGCTCCGACGATGACATCGAGCGGGGGAGATCGGCGCAGCGTCCGCGAAGTCCATTGGGAGAGGTCCTCCACCGAGGCCACTGGTAG